A single region of the Streptomyces sp. NBC_01262 genome encodes:
- a CDS encoding ABC transporter permease, giving the protein MSATTTPPSPSPSPPSSDSPPRTGRLPAPRYRRVLGRGREVWLHYAVIAVLALLVLAPVVPVLYQSLLDRPLYEAGGVLSLDNYTQLFTEAGFGKVALNTALFAGLTTFFTLIIAIPMAVAVVRTKIPGGRLLAAAMQWPFFISSLILGFGWITMYGPAGFVSVKVADVLGSVPWNLYSIPGMALTEAVALAPIAYTFCAGALRQSDASLESAAQVCGAGPLRILFQVILPMLRPPIVYSSILVVSISVETLSVPLLYGQPANIQVFSTFLYRNGLQSINPDYGVLGAASAIILFVTVGLVAVQARLLKDAQRFVSVRGKATRPRRLDLGWLKWISLFGIVFYVVMGALVPIGGLVFRSFTLIFTPLQSPLKTLTTANYERIFNYTAYTDSIINSLIVAGVGSVLVSVLGLLAVMVARRSAFRFRRATEYLALAPQAMPGIIVGIGLFWAFAYAPFNIGTVLQGSLWAIIIGFGLRALPSGFGSLAPSIMQIGQELDNAARVSGADWIKAFTMILAKLLTPAFAGALVLTFVTMLKEYSPAVFLGSADSKIIGTTMLELWVQGNTGSVAALATLQIAITAAFVGLAGLLLKGRNNDA; this is encoded by the coding sequence ATGTCTGCCACCACGACGCCGCCGTCGCCGTCGCCGTCACCGCCGAGCAGCGACAGCCCGCCCCGGACCGGCCGTCTTCCGGCGCCCCGGTACCGGCGCGTCCTCGGGCGGGGACGGGAGGTATGGCTGCACTACGCGGTCATCGCCGTCCTGGCGCTGCTCGTGCTCGCGCCCGTCGTCCCGGTGCTGTACCAGTCGCTGCTCGACCGGCCGCTGTACGAGGCCGGAGGAGTGCTCAGCCTGGACAACTACACCCAGCTGTTCACCGAGGCCGGCTTCGGCAAGGTGGCTCTCAACACGGCCCTGTTCGCGGGGCTCACGACCTTCTTCACCCTGATCATCGCGATCCCAATGGCGGTGGCCGTCGTACGGACGAAGATCCCCGGCGGACGGCTGCTGGCCGCCGCCATGCAGTGGCCGTTCTTCATCTCCTCCCTGATCCTCGGCTTCGGCTGGATCACGATGTACGGCCCCGCCGGCTTCGTCAGTGTGAAGGTCGCCGACGTCCTGGGCAGCGTCCCCTGGAACCTGTACTCCATCCCCGGGATGGCGCTCACCGAGGCCGTCGCCCTGGCGCCGATCGCCTACACGTTCTGCGCGGGCGCCCTGCGCCAGAGCGACGCCTCGCTGGAGTCGGCCGCCCAGGTCTGCGGCGCCGGACCGCTGCGCATCCTCTTCCAGGTCATCCTGCCGATGCTGCGCCCGCCCATCGTCTACAGCTCGATCCTGGTCGTCTCGATCTCCGTGGAGACCCTGAGCGTGCCCCTGCTGTACGGCCAGCCGGCCAACATCCAGGTCTTCTCGACCTTCCTCTACCGCAACGGACTTCAGTCCATCAACCCCGACTACGGCGTCCTCGGCGCGGCCTCCGCGATCATCCTGTTCGTCACCGTCGGCCTGGTCGCGGTCCAGGCAAGGCTCCTCAAGGACGCCCAGCGCTTCGTCTCCGTGCGCGGCAAGGCCACCCGCCCCCGCCGCCTCGACCTGGGGTGGCTGAAGTGGATCAGCCTGTTCGGGATCGTCTTCTACGTCGTCATGGGAGCCCTCGTACCCATCGGGGGCCTGGTCTTCCGCTCGTTCACCCTGATCTTCACCCCGCTCCAGTCCCCGCTGAAGACCCTGACCACGGCCAACTACGAACGCATCTTCAACTACACCGCCTACACCGACTCCATCATCAACAGCCTGATCGTCGCGGGCGTCGGCTCGGTCCTGGTCAGCGTCCTCGGACTGCTGGCCGTGATGGTGGCGCGCCGCTCCGCCTTCCGCTTCCGCCGGGCCACCGAATACCTGGCGCTCGCCCCGCAGGCGATGCCCGGGATCATCGTCGGCATCGGCCTGTTCTGGGCCTTCGCCTACGCCCCGTTCAACATCGGCACCGTGCTCCAGGGGTCCCTGTGGGCGATCATCATCGGCTTCGGCCTGCGGGCGCTGCCCAGCGGATTCGGCTCCCTGGCACCGTCGATCATGCAGATCGGCCAGGAGCTCGACAACGCGGCCCGGGTCTCGGGCGCCGACTGGATCAAGGCCTTCACCATGATCCTGGCCAAGCTCCTGACCCCCGCCTTCGCGGGCGCGCTCGTCCTGACCTTCGTGACGATGCTCAAGGAGTACTCCCCGGCCGTCTTCCTCGGCTCCGCCGACAGCAAGATCATCGGTACCACGATGCTCGAACTGTGGGTCCAGGGCAACACCGGCTCCGTCGCCGCACTGGCCACCCTGCAGATCGCCATCACCGCGGCCTTCGTCGGGCTCGCCGGACTCCTCCTGAAGGGACGCAACAACGATGCCTGA